One Solidesulfovibrio sp. DNA segment encodes these proteins:
- a CDS encoding TerC family protein, whose translation MPLFTVENLIAFLTLSALEIVLGIDNIVFIAIISNTLPAAIQSKARRIGLVLAMGTRILLLLGITWIMGLTAPLFSVLGHVVTGRDLVLLAGGLFLIAKSTFEIHEKIEPPRDGEPHVEKVRGFRSAVIQIALLDIVFSLDSVITAVGMSGEIVVMVAAVVAAVAVMMAFADPVSHFVSRHPTVQMLALSFLILIGVFLVAEGLGRHIDRGYIYFAMAFSLLVELLNMRARKAVSK comes from the coding sequence ATGCCCCTTTTCACCGTGGAAAACCTGATCGCCTTCCTGACGCTGTCCGCCCTGGAGATCGTCCTTGGCATCGACAATATCGTGTTTATCGCCATCATCTCCAACACCCTGCCGGCCGCAATCCAGTCCAAGGCCCGGCGCATCGGCCTGGTGCTGGCCATGGGCACCCGCATATTGCTCCTTTTGGGCATCACCTGGATCATGGGCCTGACCGCGCCGCTTTTTTCCGTCCTCGGCCACGTGGTCACGGGCCGCGACCTCGTGCTGCTGGCCGGCGGGCTTTTCCTCATCGCCAAATCGACCTTCGAGATCCACGAAAAGATCGAGCCGCCCCGCGACGGCGAACCCCATGTCGAAAAGGTCCGGGGGTTCCGTTCGGCCGTGATCCAGATCGCCCTGCTCGACATCGTCTTTTCCCTGGATTCGGTGATCACGGCCGTGGGCATGTCCGGCGAGATCGTGGTCATGGTGGCGGCGGTCGTCGCGGCCGTCGCGGTCATGATGGCCTTCGCCGATCCCGTCAGCCATTTCGTGTCGCGCCACCCCACGGTACAGATGCTGGCCCTGTCCTTCCTGATCCTCATCGGCGTGTTCCTTGTGGCCGAGGGCCTGGGCCGCCATATCGACCGGGGCTACATCTACTTCGCCATGGCCTTTTCCCTGCTGGTGGAGCTGCTCAACATGCGGGCCAGAAAGGCCGTTTCCAAATGA
- a CDS encoding methyltransferase domain-containing protein yields MPHQEARRLFPRGLTQPEGGFRFGADALLLASFAAPAGGRRVLDLGTGCGPAGLGLLLARGDADTTVLGLDRDPAMVAAAAANAGLLGLADRFTARYLDVRAIRAEADIRPESFDLALANPPYRDPASGRRAPSASRDAARFETEGGLAAFADAAASALGNGASLALVHLAERLGHVFACLTARKLEVKRLMPIAPRLGAPARQVLLLATKNGRPGLRLDPALALYEGSGPDTRLSAEALGFCPFLACNAGPRNAAP; encoded by the coding sequence ATGCCCCACCAAGAAGCCAGACGGCTGTTCCCGCGCGGCCTGACCCAGCCCGAAGGCGGGTTCCGCTTCGGCGCCGACGCCCTGCTGCTGGCCAGTTTCGCCGCGCCGGCGGGCGGCCGGCGTGTCCTGGACCTGGGCACGGGCTGCGGCCCGGCCGGGCTCGGCCTGCTGCTGGCCCGGGGCGACGCGGACACAACCGTGCTCGGCCTGGACAGGGACCCGGCCATGGTCGCGGCCGCGGCCGCCAATGCCGGACTTTTGGGGCTCGCCGACCGCTTTACCGCCCGTTACCTGGACGTGCGCGCCATCCGGGCCGAGGCGGACATCCGTCCCGAATCCTTCGACCTCGCCCTGGCCAATCCGCCCTACCGCGATCCGGCCTCGGGCCGCCGGGCGCCGTCGGCCTCGCGCGACGCGGCCCGGTTCGAGACCGAAGGCGGCCTGGCCGCCTTTGCCGACGCGGCCGCCTCTGCGCTCGGAAACGGCGCCAGCCTGGCCCTGGTCCACCTGGCCGAGCGCCTGGGCCACGTTTTCGCCTGCCTGACCGCGCGCAAGCTCGAGGTCAAGCGCCTGATGCCCATCGCCCCCCGCCTTGGCGCCCCGGCCCGGCAGGTCCTCCTCCTGGCCACGAAAAACGGCCGTCCGGGCCTGCGCCTGGACCCGGCCCTGGCCCTCTACGAAGGCAGCGGCCCGGATACCCGGCTTTCGGCCGAAGCCTTGGGGTTTTGCCCGTTCCTTGCCTGCAACGCCGGCCCGCGAAACGCCGCACCATAA
- a CDS encoding alpha/beta fold hydrolase, whose protein sequence is MQRAPRLLAVVLVLALAHALFPEASMALSPSLDRPDVGRRLFHPRPEPGPIRPDRDLFAAAPDGTRLHVRLHPANAAFPTLLLFHGNGEIASDYDDLAPLLAGIGFNLAVGEFRGYGLSDGEPQASKLGPDAAVVFDFVREKLAASGAVPRLVVMGRSLGSVCALSLADARPGDLDGLVLESAFATTLPLLRVLGLEPRLLGIGEADGFGNLAKAGRFAGPTLVIHGARDDLIEAGEAKMLLAASPSPQKRLLLIPGAGHNDLFSVGRRPYLDALAGLAAQARGPGDGPPGAAPP, encoded by the coding sequence ATGCAGCGCGCTCCCCGGCTCCTGGCCGTCGTCCTCGTCCTGGCCCTGGCCCACGCGCTTTTCCCGGAGGCGAGCATGGCCCTTTCCCCCTCCCTGGACCGGCCGGACGTCGGCCGCCGGCTCTTCCATCCCCGGCCCGAACCCGGGCCGATCCGGCCGGATCGCGACCTGTTCGCCGCGGCCCCGGACGGCACGCGGCTCCACGTCCGCCTGCACCCGGCAAACGCCGCCTTCCCCACCCTGCTCCTTTTCCACGGCAACGGCGAAATCGCCTCGGACTACGACGACCTGGCCCCGCTGCTCGCCGGCATCGGGTTCAATCTGGCGGTGGGGGAATTCCGGGGCTACGGCCTGTCGGACGGGGAGCCGCAAGCCTCGAAGCTTGGGCCCGACGCGGCCGTGGTGTTCGATTTCGTGCGAGAAAAGCTGGCGGCGTCGGGGGCTGTCCCGCGCCTGGTCGTCATGGGCCGGTCGCTGGGCAGCGTGTGCGCCCTGTCCCTGGCCGACGCGCGCCCCGGGGACCTGGACGGGCTGGTGCTGGAAAGCGCCTTTGCCACCACCCTGCCCCTGCTGCGCGTGCTGGGGCTCGAACCCCGGCTGTTGGGCATCGGCGAGGCCGACGGCTTCGGCAACCTGGCCAAGGCCGGCCGCTTCGCCGGGCCGACGCTGGTCATCCACGGCGCGCGCGACGACCTCATCGAGGCCGGCGAAGCGAAAATGCTCCTTGCCGCCTCGCCTTCACCCCAAAAGCGCCTGCTGCTCATCCCCGGGGCCGGGCACAACGACCTCTTTTCCGTCGGCCGCCGCCCCTACCTCGACGCCCTGGCCGGCCTGGCCGCCCAGGCGCGCGGCCCCGGCGACGGCCCCCCCGGGGCGGCCCCGCCCTGA
- a CDS encoding GNAT family N-acetyltransferase, with the protein MLLRHAQESDYPGIIAQLDAWWAERHMTDMLPRLFFKHFRDTSFVIEAGGAAIAFLIGFASQTDPAQAYAHFLGVHPAHRRRGLASRLYERFFEAARSRGCAVVHALTSPVNRHSIAFHRYLGFSLEPGDRVVDGIPVHGDYDGPGEDRVLFVKRIGQASG; encoded by the coding sequence ATGCTGCTCAGACACGCCCAGGAATCCGATTATCCCGGCATCATCGCCCAGCTCGACGCCTGGTGGGCCGAGCGCCACATGACGGACATGCTGCCCCGGCTTTTTTTCAAGCACTTTAGGGACACGAGCTTCGTCATCGAGGCGGGGGGCGCGGCCATCGCCTTCCTGATCGGCTTCGCCTCCCAGACCGACCCGGCGCAGGCCTATGCCCACTTCCTGGGCGTCCATCCGGCCCACCGCCGCCGGGGGCTGGCCAGCCGCCTGTACGAGCGCTTTTTCGAGGCGGCCCGGTCGCGCGGCTGCGCCGTCGTCCATGCGCTCACTTCGCCGGTCAACCGCCACTCCATCGCTTTCCACCGCTACCTCGGCTTCAGCCTGGAGCCCGGCGACCGCGTCGTGGACGGCATCCCCGTGCACGGCGACTACGACGGCCCGGGCGAGGACCGGGTCCTGTTCGTGAAACGGATCGGGCAGGCGTCGGGCTAG
- the amrA gene encoding AmmeMemoRadiSam system protein A — protein MDAFRFSLTDEEKASLKDLVRLRIAARLAGRDPASPRPPTGKLREPHGAFVTLTLRGRLRGCIGHIVGDRPLFETIGDMAEAAAFGDPRFTPLTREEFQDIAIEISVLSPLTPCPDPALVEVGRHGLLVRRGARSGLLLPQVPVEWGWDRETFLDQTCRKAGLEPGCWRHPDTKLSWFEAEVF, from the coding sequence ATGGACGCTTTCCGCTTCAGCCTCACGGACGAGGAAAAGGCCTCCCTCAAGGACCTGGTCCGCCTGCGCATCGCCGCCCGGCTGGCCGGTCGCGACCCGGCCAGCCCGCGGCCGCCGACGGGGAAGCTGCGCGAACCCCACGGCGCCTTCGTCACGCTGACCCTGCGCGGCCGGCTTCGCGGCTGCATCGGCCACATCGTCGGCGACCGGCCGCTTTTCGAGACCATCGGCGACATGGCCGAGGCGGCGGCCTTCGGCGACCCGCGCTTTACGCCCCTGACCCGCGAGGAGTTCCAGGACATCGCCATCGAGATTTCCGTGTTGAGCCCGCTGACCCCGTGCCCGGACCCGGCGCTCGTGGAGGTGGGCCGCCATGGGCTGCTGGTGCGCCGTGGCGCGCGCTCGGGGCTGCTGCTGCCGCAAGTGCCGGTGGAGTGGGGCTGGGACCGGGAAACCTTCCTGGACCAGACCTGCCGCAAGGCCGGCCTGGAGCCCGGCTGCTGGCGGCATCCGGACACCAAGCTCTCCTGGTTCGAGGCCGAGGTCTTCTAG
- a CDS encoding alpha/beta hydrolase: MPTEDGAIFARARIMPGRAPAVVCLHGLGDSHLAFEEAFETRYLDGASVVAWDMAGHGGSPQAVDYAMEASARRLRRLIDHLTDECGLRPSPLVLAAHSVGGIPAIYFCRDARPGEVGRLVLAEASVTRFGSFVTAHAEAARLSGRFGEWYKEFREQVIFRDYLGRFPFCRHYYASLRFCGEEAFLGTVLAVRREAKALPGKWSHAAGEALLGLATPVIYAHGRDLAPETLTFLHEAGIPTRPFPTDCHFLMQAMTGEFYGLLGESCREARS; this comes from the coding sequence GTGCCCACCGAGGACGGGGCGATCTTCGCCCGGGCCAGGATCATGCCCGGCCGGGCGCCGGCCGTGGTCTGCCTGCACGGCCTGGGCGACTCCCACCTGGCCTTCGAGGAGGCGTTCGAGACGCGCTACCTGGACGGGGCCAGCGTCGTCGCCTGGGACATGGCCGGCCACGGGGGCAGCCCGCAAGCCGTCGACTACGCCATGGAAGCCAGCGCCAGGCGGCTGCGGCGGCTCATCGACCACCTGACCGACGAATGCGGGCTGCGGCCGTCGCCGCTGGTGCTGGCGGCCCATTCCGTGGGCGGCATCCCGGCCATCTACTTCTGTCGCGACGCCCGGCCGGGCGAGGTCGGGCGGCTGGTCCTGGCCGAGGCCTCGGTCACCCGCTTCGGTTCGTTCGTCACGGCCCATGCCGAGGCGGCGCGGCTTTCGGGGCGTTTCGGCGAATGGTACAAGGAATTCCGGGAACAGGTCATCTTTCGGGACTATCTGGGGCGGTTCCCCTTTTGCCGCCATTATTACGCCTCGCTGCGCTTTTGCGGCGAGGAGGCCTTCCTGGGCACGGTCCTGGCCGTTCGTCGCGAGGCCAAGGCCCTGCCGGGAAAATGGAGCCATGCCGCCGGCGAGGCCCTGCTTGGCCTGGCCACGCCCGTGATCTACGCCCACGGCCGCGACCTGGCCCCGGAGACCCTGACCTTCTTGCACGAGGCCGGCATCCCCACCCGCCCCTTTCCCACGGACTGCCATTTCCTCATGCAGGCCATGACCGGCGAATTCTACGGCCTGCTCGGCGAATCCTGCCGAGAGGCGCGATCGTGA
- a CDS encoding methyl-accepting chemotaxis protein has protein sequence MMQFTLSTRLTLGFGLVLAAMATGTLVLTASLGNVRERAARVHETSLPLADAAARMQFSAVNVQQFLTDVSATGEEDGFGEAAEAAKDFRRDADRFRDAARRSADAAMRGEIEDIAKDFEAMYEVGQRMAKAYIKDGREAGNAIMEDFDQRTEALAKRIAPLKQSQFAAVDAEVEAVADGLAWDLRLQYALLAASLAIGLVTAWLVSRSILRQLGAEPETVAAVARDVADGHFDNVRTACSASSRDCGVMAAMAEMAEKLRATFQALEAEKSAAEARTAEAQHSRREAEEAMTRAERARLEGMAEAAGQLEDLTDVVARAGNALTDRVAQVAGGSQRQRDRTAETATAMEELSATALEVAKNAGRADQSAQAARQGAREGLAATDEVTRSIDRVRQLSLGLKTSLDALGERAKGISAIMGVISDIADQTNLLALNAAIEAARAGDAGRGFAVVADEVRKLAEKTMQATGEVASVITAIDEAVKENVAGMDTAVAAVAATTELAGKSGESLRHIVAMAETTTEEIGRIAGAVTQQTTAAEEINRALADISLVSEETAQGMDDARDELDRLSGSTSQLATLIENLRRQSPKALT, from the coding sequence ATGATGCAATTCACCCTTTCGACCAGGCTGACCCTGGGATTCGGCCTGGTGCTGGCGGCCATGGCCACGGGAACGCTGGTGCTCACGGCCTCCCTCGGCAACGTCCGGGAACGGGCGGCGCGGGTGCACGAGACCAGCCTGCCCCTGGCCGACGCGGCGGCCCGAATGCAGTTTTCGGCCGTCAACGTGCAGCAGTTCCTGACCGACGTCTCGGCCACAGGCGAGGAGGACGGCTTCGGGGAAGCCGCCGAGGCGGCCAAGGACTTCCGCCGGGACGCGGACCGGTTCCGCGATGCGGCCCGGAGAAGCGCCGATGCGGCCATGCGCGGCGAAATCGAGGACATCGCCAAGGATTTCGAGGCCATGTACGAGGTCGGCCAGCGCATGGCCAAGGCCTATATCAAGGACGGGCGCGAGGCCGGCAACGCCATCATGGAGGATTTCGACCAGCGCACCGAGGCCCTGGCCAAGCGCATCGCGCCGCTCAAGCAGTCGCAGTTCGCCGCCGTCGACGCCGAGGTCGAAGCCGTGGCCGACGGCCTGGCCTGGGACCTGCGCCTGCAGTACGCGCTTCTGGCCGCTTCCCTGGCCATCGGCCTGGTCACGGCCTGGCTCGTCTCGCGCAGCATCTTGCGGCAACTCGGCGCCGAACCGGAGACCGTGGCCGCCGTGGCCCGCGACGTGGCCGACGGGCATTTCGACAACGTCCGGACAGCCTGCTCCGCGTCCAGCCGCGATTGCGGCGTCATGGCGGCCATGGCCGAGATGGCCGAGAAGCTGCGTGCCACCTTCCAGGCCCTGGAGGCCGAGAAATCGGCGGCCGAGGCCAGGACCGCCGAGGCCCAGCACAGCCGCCGGGAGGCCGAGGAAGCCATGACCCGGGCCGAACGCGCCCGCCTGGAAGGCATGGCCGAGGCCGCCGGGCAGCTCGAAGACCTCACCGACGTGGTGGCCCGGGCCGGCAACGCCCTGACCGACCGGGTGGCGCAAGTCGCGGGCGGCTCGCAACGCCAGCGCGACCGCACGGCCGAGACGGCCACGGCCATGGAGGAACTGAGCGCCACGGCCCTGGAAGTGGCCAAAAACGCCGGGCGCGCCGATCAAAGCGCCCAGGCCGCCCGCCAAGGCGCCCGTGAGGGCCTGGCCGCAACCGACGAGGTGACGCGCTCCATCGACCGGGTGCGCCAGCTCTCCCTGGGCCTCAAGACCAGCCTCGACGCCCTGGGCGAACGGGCCAAGGGCATTTCGGCCATCATGGGGGTCATCTCCGACATCGCCGACCAGACCAACCTGCTGGCGCTCAATGCCGCCATCGAGGCCGCCCGGGCCGGCGACGCCGGGCGCGGCTTCGCCGTGGTGGCCGACGAGGTCAGAAAGCTGGCCGAAAAGACCATGCAGGCCACGGGCGAGGTCGCCTCGGTCATCACCGCCATCGACGAGGCGGTCAAGGAAAACGTGGCCGGCATGGACACGGCCGTGGCCGCCGTGGCCGCCACCACGGAACTGGCCGGCAAGTCCGGGGAGTCGTTGCGCCACATCGTGGCCATGGCCGAGACGACCACCGAAGAGATCGGCCGCATCGCCGGCGCCGTGACCCAGCAGACCACGGCCGCCGAGGAGATCAACCGCGCCCTGGCCGACATCAGCCTCGTCTCCGAGGAAACGGCCCAGGGCATGGACGACGCCCGCGACGAGCTCGACCGGCTGTCGGGTTCCACGAGCCAACTGGCCACGCTCATCGAGAACCTGCGCCGGCAGTCGCCCAAGGCCCTGACGTAA
- a CDS encoding bacteriohemerythrin produces the protein MSIRLQVLCSLGLMFLLSCVMFVPTWSIYQDQKADGQTAALTALQREQAHQIAKEAVIKVRQLKAGTAAPDWLASFRSRFDALEQAEAVLTKGGEFRAGSRNFVIQAPEPEAAALYADVARLIKAFTDDVAALSADAGDMAVEKVMASSAALTAALDKALDVVLREDQDDLGRLMAIESACLAAGAVVLLLVLATLGRTLQRPLDRLRRFAAAIAGGDLSVRPEGAYPPELADLRDAMTSMVASLEANMAKARQKGEESERHAAEADAALLSAKEQEARTGELLGKMHEAAGKARAVSESMLDASGNLLAETEQVAGGARHQRDRMIETATAMEEMNATVLEVARNAASAAVSAGEAKSKAITGAEGVRSAVTSIETIRRRILELKESMTRLGQQADNIGHIMNVISDIADQTNLLALNAAIEAARAGDAGRGFAVVADEVRKLAEKTMAATKEVGDAVVSIQGQARENIAAVESAAAGIEESTQSAAASGRFMDEIVGIVETTATQVESIATASEEQSATSEEISRAVDEVNRIAGDTAEGMETATQALSALSALAGELDDVIRRMTGEEPATRRVVAAAPRAVAAPSRRPLPPSRPAQAKALPQATRPAVKATPLSAAPSRPAKAPAAAPKPSGNGGANACSIGGGILQWDDSLAVGLREIDSQHRKLVQMICDLHEAMRSGKGKSQVEAILRELEEYAVEHFGYEEKLMEQYKYPGYLNHRKEHDKFVDQVIAFGNDFRANKAALTTEVMNFLKNWLVGHIKGTDKKYGPFFNERGVY, from the coding sequence CCCGGTTCGACGCCCTGGAACAGGCCGAGGCGGTGTTGACCAAGGGCGGCGAGTTTCGGGCCGGCTCGCGCAATTTCGTCATCCAGGCCCCGGAGCCGGAAGCCGCCGCCCTGTACGCGGACGTCGCCCGCCTGATCAAGGCCTTCACCGACGATGTCGCGGCCTTGTCGGCCGATGCCGGCGACATGGCCGTGGAAAAGGTCATGGCCTCCTCCGCGGCACTGACGGCCGCCCTGGACAAGGCCCTGGACGTCGTACTGCGGGAGGACCAGGACGACCTCGGCCGGCTCATGGCCATCGAGAGCGCCTGCCTGGCCGCGGGCGCGGTGGTCCTCCTGCTCGTGCTGGCCACGCTCGGCCGCACCCTGCAGCGGCCCCTGGACCGGCTGCGCCGGTTCGCGGCGGCCATCGCCGGCGGCGACCTGTCGGTCCGGCCCGAGGGCGCGTATCCGCCGGAGTTGGCCGACCTGCGCGACGCCATGACCAGCATGGTCGCCTCCCTGGAAGCCAACATGGCCAAGGCGCGCCAGAAGGGCGAAGAGTCCGAGCGCCACGCCGCCGAGGCCGACGCGGCCCTGCTGTCGGCCAAGGAGCAGGAAGCGCGCACGGGCGAGCTGCTGGGGAAGATGCACGAAGCCGCCGGCAAGGCCCGGGCCGTGTCCGAATCCATGCTGGACGCCTCCGGCAACCTGCTGGCCGAGACCGAACAGGTGGCCGGCGGCGCCAGGCACCAGCGCGACCGCATGATCGAAACGGCCACGGCCATGGAGGAGATGAACGCCACGGTGCTCGAAGTGGCCAGAAACGCCGCCTCGGCCGCGGTCAGCGCCGGCGAGGCCAAGTCCAAGGCCATCACCGGCGCCGAGGGCGTCCGCTCGGCCGTGACCTCCATCGAAACCATCCGCCGGCGCATCCTGGAGCTCAAGGAGTCCATGACCCGCCTGGGCCAGCAGGCCGACAACATCGGCCACATCATGAACGTCATCTCCGACATCGCCGACCAGACCAACCTGCTGGCGCTCAATGCCGCCATCGAGGCCGCCCGGGCCGGCGACGCCGGGCGGGGCTTCGCCGTGGTGGCCGACGAGGTCAGAAAGCTGGCCGAAAAGACCATGGCCGCCACCAAGGAGGTCGGCGACGCCGTGGTCTCCATCCAGGGCCAGGCCCGGGAGAACATCGCCGCCGTGGAATCCGCCGCCGCCGGCATCGAGGAGAGCACCCAATCCGCCGCCGCCTCGGGCCGGTTCATGGACGAGATCGTCGGCATCGTCGAAACCACCGCCACGCAAGTCGAATCCATCGCCACGGCCTCGGAGGAACAGTCCGCCACCTCCGAGGAGATCAGCCGGGCCGTGGACGAGGTCAACCGCATCGCCGGCGACACGGCCGAGGGCATGGAAACGGCCACCCAGGCCCTGTCGGCCCTGTCGGCCCTGGCCGGCGAGCTCGACGACGTCATCCGCCGCATGACCGGCGAGGAGCCCGCCACCCGCCGCGTGGTCGCCGCCGCCCCGCGTGCCGTGGCCGCGCCCTCGCGTCGGCCCCTGCCGCCGTCGCGGCCGGCCCAGGCCAAGGCCCTGCCCCAGGCTACCCGTCCGGCGGTGAAAGCCACGCCCTTGTCCGCCGCCCCGTCGCGGCCGGCCAAGGCACCGGCCGCGGCACCGAAACCTTCGGGCAACGGCGGCGCCAACGCCTGCTCCATCGGCGGCGGCATCCTGCAATGGGACGATTCCCTGGCCGTGGGCCTCCGGGAGATCGACAGCCAGCACCGCAAACTCGTGCAGATGATCTGCGACCTGCACGAGGCCATGCGCTCCGGCAAGGGGAAAAGCCAGGTGGAGGCCATCCTGCGCGAACTGGAGGAGTACGCGGTGGAGCACTTCGGCTACGAGGAAAAGCTCATGGAGCAGTACAAGTATCCGGGCTACCTCAACCACCGCAAGGAACACGACAAGTTCGTGGACCAGGTCATCGCCTTCGGCAACGATTTCCGGGCCAACAAGGCGGCGCTCACCACCGAGGTCATGAACTTCCTGAAAAACTGGCTGGTCGGCCACATCAAGGGCACGGACAAGAAGTACGGCCCCTTTTTCAACGAGCGCGGCGTGTACTGA